GTCGCCGTCGGCACCGACGGCGAGTACTACGTCCTCGGGGTCCCGACCAGCCTGCGGGCGCAGCTGCGCGGGACGACGCTCACGCCGCAGGACCCCCCGCTCGTCATCGGCGCGGGCGGCAAGGACGGGGAGTCGCTGGACCTGCCCGACGCCCTCGCCCGCGCGCTGGGTCGCTGACCTCCCGCTGACGCCGGGAGACCGGGGTCACCCCTCGGGGTGGCGCTCCCCCGCGGTGTCGGCCCGGAGCGCGAGACGCTCGAGCGCCGCCGCGACGGGCCCGGGCTGCTCGACGGCGCTCAGGTGCCCGGCTCCGGGGACGACGACGAGCCCGGCGTGCGGCGCGGCGGTCCGGAGCCGCTCGGCGTCCGCGAGGGGCGTGATCGTGTCCTCGTCGCCGACGAGGACGAGCACCGGCCCGGCGTACGCGGCGAGCGCGGCGGTGCGCTCGGGCCGGGCGGCCATCGCGCGCTGCGACCACGCGATGCCGGCGGGCGGCTGCTCGCCGACCCACACGGCGACCTGGTCGACGACCTCCGGGCGGCCGGCGAGGGTCGTCGCCCCGAGCACCGCCCGCGCCATCGGTCGCACCTCGTCGACGGTCGAGGACCCCTCGACCGCGGCCGCGACGCGCAGCCGGTTCGCGCGCGCCTCGTCGGCGTCCGCCGTCGCGCGCGTGTCGAGCAGGCCGAGACCCGCGACGAGCGCGGGGTGCCGCTCGAGAAGAGCGAGCGCGACGTAGCCGCCCATCGACAGCCCGGCGACGACCGCCCGCTCGACCCCGACCTCGGCCAGCGACGCCGCGACCGCGTCCGCCACGGCCTCGAGCGACGGCTCCGCGGGGGTCAGCCCGGCCGCGGCGCCGTGACCCGGCAGGTCCAGCGCCAGCACCGGGCGGTCGGCCGGGAGCGCCGCGGCGACCTCGTCCCACATCCGGGCGTCGAACGGGAAGGCGTGCAGGAGCACCACGGGCAGCGCGGCGTGGTGGTGCGCGCGCCCGGTGCCGTCGGCATAGGTGCGGACCGGGAGGACCAGGTCGGCGGGGTCGGGTGCGGTGCTCATGCGGGCTCCTGGACGTCGGCGGTCGTGCTCTCGCCGTGCCACGTGGTGGGCAGCGGGACGGGGGCGCCCGGCAGCACGTGGGCGACGATCTCGTCGAGCACACGACGCACGGCCGGCTCGCCCACCCACAGGTGCTTCGCGCCGTCGACGCCGATGACCTCGGCGTGCCGGACGCGCGCGAACCGCTCGCGGGCCTCGGCCGGGCGCAGGTAGTCGTCGAGCTCGGGGACGAGCACGACGAGCGGCTTGCCGAACGCGTCCCACGCGTCGAGGTCGGCGTCCGTCGCGCGGTGCAGCGGCGGCGAGAGCAGGATCGCGCCCTCGATCGAGGGGTCCCGGCCGTGCATGAGCGCGAGCTCGGTGCCGAAGGACCAGCCGACGAGCCAGCGGTTCGGCAGGTCGTGGAACTCGGCGTACTCGATCGCGGCGTGCACGTCGAGCCGTTCGCCGACGCCGCCGTCGAACGCGCCGTGGCTCGTCCCCCGCGGGCTGCTCGTGCCGCGCGTGTTGAACCGGAGCACCGCGACGCCGGCCATCGCGGGCAGCCGCCACGACGCCTTGCGCAGCACGTGGGAGTCCATGTACCCGCCGTGCGTCGGCAGCGGGTGCAGCGTCACCAGGGTCGCGGCCGGTGCCGGCAGGCTGCCGTCCTCGGCGACCGGGCGCGCGAGCTCGCCGACGAGCGTGAGGCCGTCGGCGGTGTGCAGCTCGATGTCCTCGCGCTGCGCGGGCAGGACGGTCAGCGCGCGGACGGGGGTCGGTTCGCCGGTCAGGGCGTCGTCGGTGCTCATCGCCCCCGAGACTAGCCGCGCGTGCCCGGCCTCAGCGCGCCGGGCCGACGTACCCCGGAGCGTCCTCGAGCAGCCGGAGCGCCGCCTCGAGCTGCTCCGCGACGCCGTCGTCGTCGTTCGCCGCGCACCGGCGGCTCGCGGCGCCCGCGACGTCCGGGTGCGCGTTGCCGACGGCGAACGAGACGCCCGCCCACGCGAGCATCGGCAGGTCGTTCGGGGCGTCGCCGAACGCCCACACGTCGTCCGGCCCGAGCCCGCGCTCCTCGGCCCACGTCGCGAGCGTCGAGGCCTTCGTCACGCCGGGCCCGGTCACCTCGGCGAGCCCGACCGCCCCGGAGTCGGCCAGCACCGCGTCGGCCCCGAGCACCCCGGCCACGTCGCGCAGGAAGGCCGCAGGGTCCTCGCCGGGACGGCGTGCGAGGAGCTTGTAGGTCCCGTCGTCGAGCGCGGGCTCGAGCACGGCGACGACCGGGGCGCCCGCCGGGAGCGGGTGGGGGCCGACGAAGCCCTGCTCCGCGAGGATCCCGGCGCGGCGCTCGACGGCGAAGCGGGTGCCCGGGAGCCGGTCGCGCACGCGCGCCACCAGCGCCGACACCGCACGGCTGTCCATCGCCCGCTCGGCGAGCACGACGTCGGCGCGCACGTCGAGGACAGCGGCGCCGTTCGCGCAGATCGCGATGCCGTGCCGGCCGACGACGTCGCGCACGTCCTGCAGCCAGCGCGGCGGCCGCGCCGTGACGAAGACGACCTCGATCCCCGCGCGCTCGGCGGCGACCAGCGCGGCGCGCGTGCGCGGGGAGACGCTCCCGTCGCTGCGCAGGAGCGTGCCGTCGAGGTCGGTCGCGACGAGGCGCGGGGCCCGCAGGAGGGACGGCATGCGCCGAGGCTAACGACCGGGGCGGCGGCGCGTGCGCGCGGACCAGCACGAGGTGTGCCAGTGCCGCCGGTCCGCGAGCGCGGCGTCCGCGCCGAAGAGGTGGTCGGTCGGCCACGCGACGACGTGCGCGACGCCGGGCCCGACGAGCTGGTCGCACCCCGGGCAGCGGTAGCTGCGCTCGGAGGCCCCGACGCGCTGCACGGTCCACCCGCCGTCCGGCCCGGACTCGGTCGAGCGCCCGCCGCGGACGCGGTCGAGGTCGAGCGGCTCGACGGGCGCGCCGTACGGGCGCTTCGTCGAGCGTCGTCCCTTCGGCACCTGCCCATCCTCTCGTGTGCGGCCGGGCGTCGCGTGCCCGGCTGTCGGGTCTCGGGCGTCGGCGGGCGCCGCGCGCCGTCGCCGTGCCACGCACGGCCGGGCGCACCGCCGGGGCGCACCGCCGCCGGGTCGTGGACGACGAGCGCGCACCGGACCGTGGGGTCCGGTGCGCGCTCGTCGGTGCCGGGAGCGGTCGTCAGTCGGCCGCTCCGGGCGGTCAGGTCAGGTCGGCCGCCGACTCGATCGTCGGGATCGTGTTCGTGCGGACGAGCTCGGCGTACCAGTACGACGAGTCCTTGCGGGTGCGCACGAGCGTGTCGTAGTCGACGTGCACGATGCCGAAGCGGCGGTCGTAGCCGTACGCCCACTCGAAGTTGTCCATGAGCGACCACACGAAGTAGCCGCGGACGTCCACGCCCTTGTCGATCGCGTCGCCGACGGCGTCGATGTGGTCGTGCAGGTACGTCACGCGGTCGACGTCGTGGACCCGGCCGTCCTCGGCGACGGTGTCGTAGAACGCCGCGCCGTTCTCGGTGACCGCGAGCGGGACCTCGGGGTAGCGCGTGTGCACGTCGACGAGGAGCTCGGTGAGGCCCTCGGGCTCGATGTTCCAGCCCATCGCCGTGTACGGGCCGGGCTGCGGGAGCCACTCGACGTCGTCGGCCGCGGGCCATGCGCTCACCGGCGAGGACTTGTGGCCGTCGGGTCCGGGCGTGCCGTCGCCGGGGACGTAGTCGCCCTCGCGCTTCTTCACGAGGCCCGTCGAGTAGTAGTTGATGCCGAGGACGCTGAGCGGGACCTGGCAGAGCTCCGCGTCGCCGTCGTGCACGAACGACCAGTCGGTGACCGACGCGGTGTCGGCGAGGAGCTCCTCGGGGTACCGGCCCTCGAGCACGGGCTGCAGGAAGATCTCGTTCGCGAGGTTGTCGATGCGGCGCTTGGCGTCGACGTCCTCGGGCGCGGTGCTCGCGGCCCGCGTCACGTGCAGGTTGAGCGTGATCGACAGCTTCGCGTCGGGCAGGACCTCGCGGATCGCGCGACCGCCGAGGCCGTGCGCGAGGTTGAGGTGGTGCGCCGCCG
The Cellulomonas sp. NS3 DNA segment above includes these coding regions:
- a CDS encoding alpha/beta fold hydrolase, with protein sequence MSTAPDPADLVLPVRTYADGTGRAHHHAALPVVLLHAFPFDARMWDEVAAALPADRPVLALDLPGHGAAAGLTPAEPSLEAVADAVAASLAEVGVERAVVAGLSMGGYVALALLERHPALVAGLGLLDTRATADADEARANRLRVAAAVEGSSTVDEVRPMARAVLGATTLAGRPEVVDQVAVWVGEQPPAGIAWSQRAMAARPERTAALAAYAGPVLVLVGDEDTITPLADAERLRTAAPHAGLVVVPGAGHLSAVEQPGPVAAALERLALRADTAGERHPEG
- a CDS encoding alpha/beta hydrolase; its protein translation is MSTDDALTGEPTPVRALTVLPAQREDIELHTADGLTLVGELARPVAEDGSLPAPAATLVTLHPLPTHGGYMDSHVLRKASWRLPAMAGVAVLRFNTRGTSSPRGTSHGAFDGGVGERLDVHAAIEYAEFHDLPNRWLVGWSFGTELALMHGRDPSIEGAILLSPPLHRATDADLDAWDAFGKPLVVLVPELDDYLRPAEARERFARVRHAEVIGVDGAKHLWVGEPAVRRVLDEIVAHVLPGAPVPLPTTWHGESTTADVQEPA
- a CDS encoding HAD family hydrolase, with the translated sequence MPSLLRAPRLVATDLDGTLLRSDGSVSPRTRAALVAAERAGIEVVFVTARPPRWLQDVRDVVGRHGIAICANGAAVLDVRADVVLAERAMDSRAVSALVARVRDRLPGTRFAVERRAGILAEQGFVGPHPLPAGAPVVAVLEPALDDGTYKLLARRPGEDPAAFLRDVAGVLGADAVLADSGAVGLAEVTGPGVTKASTLATWAEERGLGPDDVWAFGDAPNDLPMLAWAGVSFAVGNAHPDVAGAASRRCAANDDDGVAEQLEAALRLLEDAPGYVGPAR
- a CDS encoding GH1 family beta-glucosidase; the protein is MTSSRASGRTFPADFLWGSATASYQIEGAVTEDGRGPSIWDTFSATPGKVLNGDTGAVAADHYHRVDEDVALMKDLGLHAYRFSIAWPRVQPTGSGAFNPKGLDFYSRLVDQLRGAEIAPVVTLYHWDLPQPLEDAGGWPNRDTAYRFAEYAGKVAEVLGDRVEIWTTFNEPWCSAYLGYASGVHAPGRNSHADSLAAAHHLNLAHGLGGRAIREVLPDAKLSITLNLHVTRAASTAPEDVDAKRRIDNLANEIFLQPVLEGRYPEELLADTASVTDWSFVHDGDAELCQVPLSVLGINYYSTGLVKKREGDYVPGDGTPGPDGHKSSPVSAWPAADDVEWLPQPGPYTAMGWNIEPEGLTELLVDVHTRYPEVPLAVTENGAAFYDTVAEDGRVHDVDRVTYLHDHIDAVGDAIDKGVDVRGYFVWSLMDNFEWAYGYDRRFGIVHVDYDTLVRTRKDSSYWYAELVRTNTIPTIESAADLT